The DNA sequence AGCGAAACGTTGTTCCGCGAAGCGATTCCCGCCATCCGCTCCATAAGCATAAGCGGCAGCCTGAACGATTTTGTAACATACTCCTCCCCCTTGCGTACTTTCCACATAGTCAACACCTCACTGCAAAATTTTCTTTCTGCAGATAAAATACACTATTGCAGCCATCGTATATACCGTATATTTTTACAGTTTTTAAGTAGTGCAAATTACGTATAAATTTAGCGTCGGATAAATCTACATAGTTATATATTGTATATTGCAATATATATTATATTGTAATTTACAATATAAAAGGCTATAATTGGGTTAGTGTTGGAAATTGACAGGGCACGTTTGCGCGTACTGCGCGGCGAAATACACGAACGGCGGGGCAGGCTATGAACGTTACGGCAGAAAATTCAGCAGCGGAAAAACCGTTTTACGACTTTGTAAAACGCTGTTTTGACATAGTTTCTTCCTTTTGCGCGCTCATCGTATTTGCGCTTCCGATGTTCGTCATTTCCTGCCTTATAAAAAAAGACAGCAAAGGACCTGCAATATTCAAACAGGAGAGACTCGGGCTGAACGGCAGACCCTTTACGCTCTACAAATTCCGCAGCATGAGGATTGACGCGGAAAATGACGGCCCCTGCTGGGCGGAAGAAGACGACCCCCGAGTGACAAAACTCGGCAGGAAACTCCGCGACAGAAGGCTTGACGAACTCCCGCAGCTCTGGAACATACTGAAAGGCGATATGTCCGTAGTGGGGCCGCGTCCTGAACGCGAATATTTTTACAGGGAATTTGAAAAAGAAATTCCCGATTTCCGCTCGCGCCTGAAAATCATGCCCGGGCTTACAGGCTGGGCGCAGGTCAACGGAGGCTACTCGCTCTCCCCCGCGCAGAAGCTTGA is a window from the Candidatus Equadaptatus faecalis genome containing:
- a CDS encoding sugar transferase translates to MNVTAENSAAEKPFYDFVKRCFDIVSSFCALIVFALPMFVISCLIKKDSKGPAIFKQERLGLNGRPFTLYKFRSMRIDAENDGPCWAEEDDPRVTKLGRKLRDRRLDELPQLWNILKGDMSVVGPRPEREYFYREFEKEIPDFRSRLKIMPGLTGWAQVNGGYSLSPAQKLEKDKAYMRNRCILLDIAIIFRTVEIILTGKDAY